From the Daucus carota subsp. sativus chromosome 8, DH1 v3.0, whole genome shotgun sequence genome, one window contains:
- the LOC108198942 gene encoding protein SRG1-like → MEEEAGAVSLGGSLPVPSVQELVKTEQLKAVPSRYIRPDQDPIESNPNASLQIPVVNLDLLVAGDLENASKLDLACREWGFFQLTNHGVSKELLDKVIRSTKEFFEMPLDEKKKFPQAAGDLEGYGQAFVVSEEQKLDWADLFYVVTLPVRYRKLHLFNKFPVQYRIALEAYSVELKSIAMKLVNAMAKSLKMDPQEMIDLFQDGTQSMRTNYYPPCPEPDKVIGLASHSDAVGLTILLQLSDTEGLQVRKDGNWVTVRPSPYAFVVNIGDILEIITNGSYRSIEHRAICNSAEERISIATFLSPLMEQEFGPAASLIANGARPNFLRTTTADYYKGVYARQLGGKSYLDTVRL, encoded by the exons ATGGAAGAAGAGGCTGGTGCAGTTTCATTAGGAGGGTCTCTCCCAGTACCTTCTGTCCAGGAACTCGTTAAAACAGAGCAGCTCAAGGCCGTTCCATCGCGATATATTCGTCCTGATCAAGACCCTATCGAATCCAATCCCAATGCATCTTTGCAAATCCCAGTAGTTAACTTGGATCTCTTAGTTGCTGGAGATTTGGAGAACGCGAGTAAACTAGACCTTGCGTGTAGAGAATGGGGTTTCTTCCAG CTGACTAACCATGGGGTGAGCAAGGAATTACTTGATAAAGTAATCAGAAGCACAAAAGAGTTCTTTGAAATGCCACTGGATGAGAAGAAGAAGTTTCCGCAAGCAGCAGGAGATCTTGAGGGATATGGACAAGCTTTCGTGGTCTCGGAGGAGCAGAAGCTTGACTGGGCCGACCTGTTTTACGTTGTCACTCTTCCGGTTCGTTACAGGAAGCTTCACTTGTTTAACAAATTCCCTGTCCAATACAG GATTGCCCTTGAGGCTTACTCGGTGGAACTAAAAAGCATTGCGATGAAGCTTGTAAACGCAATGGCAAAAAGTCTGAAAATGGATCCTCAGGAAATGATAGACCTGTTTCAAGATGGCACTCAGTCAATGCGAACAAATTACTATCCTCCATGTCCCGAACCAGATAAGGTCATCGGCCTTGCATCACATTCTGATGCTGTTGGCCTAACAATCCTCCTTCAACTTTCTGATACCGAAGGCCTCCAGGTCCGGAAGGATGGCAATTGGGTTACAGTCAGACCATCGCCTTATGCTTTTGTTGTTAACATCGGAGACATTTTGGAG ATTATAACTAATGGATCCTACCGTAGCATTGAGCATAGAGCCATCTGTAACTCGGCTGAAGAGAGGATCTCCATTGCTACCTTCCTGAGCCCCTTGATGGAACAAGAATTCGGCCCTGCAGCTAGCCTTATCGCGAATGGAGCTCGTCCTAACTTTCTGAGAACGACAACTGCAGACTACTACAAGGGAGTGTATGCTCGGCAGCTTGGTGGGAAGAGTTATCTGGACACTGTTAGACTTTAA